The genomic segment GTTCTTAAGCAAGATGACGATGTACTTGATACATGGTTCTCTTCTGCACTTTGGACGTTCGGCACACAAGGTTGGCCTGAAAACACAGACGCACTAAAAACATTCCACCCATCAGAAGTTCTAGTATCTGGTTTCGATATTATCTTCTTCTGGGTTGCTCGTATGATCATGATGACCATGCACTTCGTTAAAGACGAAGAAGGCAATGCACAAGTACCATTTAAGACAGTTTACATGACGGGCCTTATCCGTGATGAAAACGGTGACAAGATGTCTAAGTCGAAAGGTAACGTACTTGACCCTATCGATATGATCGATGGTATCGGCCTTGAAGAGCTTGTTGAAAAGCGTTGTGGCAACATGATGCAACCTCAACTTGCTAAGAAGATCGAAAAAGCAACGCGTAAAACGTTTGAAGGCGGTATCGAACCATACGGTACTGATGCCCTACGTTTCACTCTTGCAGCAATGGCATCAACAGGTCGTGATATCAACTGGGATATGAAGCGTCTTGAAGGTTACCGTAACTTCTGTAACAAACTATGGAACGCAAGCCGTTACGTATTGATGAACACAGAAGAGCACGATTGTGGTATGGCTGAAGGTGCTGAACTTGAGCTCTCACTGGCTGACCAATGGATCGCATCTCAGTTTGAAGTTGCCGCTAAAGAGTTTAACGCTCACCTAGACAATTACCGTCTAGATATGGCAGCAAACACGCTGTATGAATTCATCTGGAACCAATTCTGTGACTGGTACTTAGAGCTGACTAAACCTGTTCTTTGGAAAGGCACTGAAGCACAACAACGTGCAACGCGTTACACGCTAATTACGGTTCTTGAGAAAACATTACGTCTTGCTCACCCTGTTCTTCCTTACATCACTGAATCTATCTGGCAGAGCGTTAAGCCACTAGTTGATGGTGTTGAAGGTCCTGATTCTGAAGAAAGAACTATCATGACTCAAGCATTACCTCAGTTTAATGAAGAAAACTTTAACGCTGATGTAGTTGCTGATCTTGAGTGGGTTAAAGCCTTCATTACAAGCATTCGTAACTTACGAGCTGAATACGATATCGCACCAAGCAAAGGCTTAGATGTGATGATTAAAGTGGCTGACGAAAAAGACGCTGCACGTATTCAAGCCAATGAGATTGTTCTTACTTCTCTAGCAAAACTAGACAGCATCAAAGTGCTTGCAGACAATGAAGAGACGCCAGCATGTGCAACCTCTCTAGTTGGTAAGTCTGAGTTAATGATCCCAATGGCGGGTCTTATCGATAAAGATGCAGAGCTTGCTCGTTTAGATAAAGAAGTAGCTAAAATCCAAGGCGAAATTAAACGTATCGAAGGTAAATTAGGTAACGAAGGTTTCGTTGCTAAAGCACCTGAAGTTGTTATCGCTAAAGAGCGTGAAAAACTAGAAGGCTACAAAGAAACATTAGTTAAGCTAGAAGCGCAAAAAGAAACAATCGCAGCACTGTAAGTAAACCTTTATCTTTATTAGGTTCATATTATCGTAAAGCATAAAAAAGGCCGATGTTAATACATCGGCCTTTTTATTATCTGTCTCTTTTTATGACTAAAAAATCAATTCACTAAAATTAATGAGGGTTACTTACAAAGGGAAGTGAATGACGTTTTCCGTTTTTGATAATCCAATCTCAAGTTCATGGAGTTGCCCATCAAGCATGACAGAAACCACATACAAGTCATTTGAATTCTTCGTTTGGTCATTCCAATACTTTGGCGCTTCAACTTGAAACAGAGCCGATACATGATCACCTCTTACATCAACAGGAAGCGTTAATGTCATGCCATCAAATTTAATGCTAGCTGAAATTAAATTGGGTTTATACATCTTGAAATGAACATCGACTTTAAGCTCACAACCGTGGTGCCAAATTTGCTCTACACTAATATGGTTTAGAGAAAGATGAGGAATTGGCTGGAAAAAACAGACACCAAACACACCAATATCATCTTTGATATCAATCTCTTGAACTGCACCAAAGCGGCGATGATAGGCTTGATTAATTTCGCATACTTGATTGTCTAACTCTTCATCCAACAACCAATCATCGTCATCTTCTTCTAAAAAAAGAACCTCAAAACGGTTACCGCCTAATTGTAAAAACTCTTTGATGTCTTTACGGTAGCGAGTCATTTTTTCAGTACAATCAAATACAGCGACACCATTAATTCTCACTTCGGCATAGCGAGAAATTCCACTCATCACTAATTCAATCGCAGGATAATTGAGTAATGTTTCATCCACTTCAAAAAAACGCATTAAATGCCATTCTTGATTATTCGCTTCTGCAACAGAAAGTACTTCGTAAGCAGAAGCGACACCTTGTTGAATTGGAATGTCTTTAATCGGCAATGCTGTGTCTGTTAACGGTGAAAGTTGCCATAACGCTTCTT from the Aliivibrio wodanis genome contains:
- the valS gene encoding valyl-tRNA synthetase, with protein sequence MEKTYNPQSIEQALYQTWEEKGYFKPHGDTSKEAYSIMIPPPNVTGSLHMGHAFQDTIMDTLIRAERMKGKNTLWQVGTDHAGIATQMVVERKIAAEEGKTKHDYGRDAFIDKIWEWKAESGGTITKQLRRLGASVDWDRERFTMDDGLSAATQEVFVRLYEEDLIYRGKRLVNWDPKLHTAISDLEVENKDKKGFMWHFRYPLANGVKTADGKDYIVVATTRPETMLGDTGVAVNPEDPRYKDLIGQHIELPIVGRLIPIVGDEHADMEKGTGCVKITPAHDFNDYEVGKRHSLPMINILTFNADIRDSAEVFTTNGEESDVYSAELPAKYHGMERFAARKAIVAEFDELGLLEEIKDHDLTVPYGDRGGVVIEPMLTDQWYVRTAPLAAPAVKAVEDGQIQFVPKQYENMYFAWMRDVQDWCISRQLWWGHRIPAWYDNDGKVYVGRTEEEVREKNNLSPVIVLKQDDDVLDTWFSSALWTFGTQGWPENTDALKTFHPSEVLVSGFDIIFFWVARMIMMTMHFVKDEEGNAQVPFKTVYMTGLIRDENGDKMSKSKGNVLDPIDMIDGIGLEELVEKRCGNMMQPQLAKKIEKATRKTFEGGIEPYGTDALRFTLAAMASTGRDINWDMKRLEGYRNFCNKLWNASRYVLMNTEEHDCGMAEGAELELSLADQWIASQFEVAAKEFNAHLDNYRLDMAANTLYEFIWNQFCDWYLELTKPVLWKGTEAQQRATRYTLITVLEKTLRLAHPVLPYITESIWQSVKPLVDGVEGPDSEERTIMTQALPQFNEENFNADVVADLEWVKAFITSIRNLRAEYDIAPSKGLDVMIKVADEKDAARIQANEIVLTSLAKLDSIKVLADNEETPACATSLVGKSELMIPMAGLIDKDAELARLDKEVAKIQGEIKRIEGKLGNEGFVAKAPEVVIAKEREKLEGYKETLVKLEAQKETIAAL